Below is a window of Prionailurus viverrinus isolate Anna chromosome A1, UM_Priviv_1.0, whole genome shotgun sequence DNA.
tcaacccctaggcccacctggcccccccggaggcattccagatgatgagtgaacctagtcggttaagctacagaatggttcattggttcctaggtgcattgtctctctgagaatgtatgaggcatgggtttctaaggctttttcagcccctttctggcacctcgaactgaggcaaacacattgttcttctggtCTCATGTGATTACcctgtccctgtaactgttccacttcaggtgttgagaaatggagggcctttcacgagaACAGCAAATCAAATGCTTTGTATATTATAGATaaacgcagatgcataatggaataatgtaagaaattaatctataatcaaagggtatgcgggaaagttaggggaaaatcaccatgttattttttaaaggttgtttatacataggaacattttcaaaattaggtaatgttagaaaaacatagatgacgtatgttacaaggaaatcactagcatatatTGCCACGTTTACTTATATGCCACGTTTAAtacaataaatcggccagttcaacacactgctgttgtctgtgtccatttttattttagttttagttttttattttagttttttattttccagttttttattttagttttgttttattttcaccgaTGCCATTCTTCCTTTGGGAACCGCTGGTTGCTGGAGCTGGTCTCCGGCACATATCAATGTTGTTACCTTAAGTATAGAAGTAAGCTTTTAATTAACTAGTAAATGTTGATTTCCAGGCACATATTAAACTCTATGTGAATAAAAGTATGATAACTACCTACAGTTTAATTTTGGTGGTTAGAGAATACAAGTATTCATAAAACGTGAACAAGAATGTAAttaaattgtaattaaaatataattaaattgtcttcataaaattttcctaaataaaGTTTCTACATTATTAttactagaaaatatttaattggcACTGAATGTTTGATATTAAATCCTCGAGGACATGGTGACTGGTCCTTGCAACTTCTATTCAAAAGTTGGTCAATAATATAGACACAGACACATGAACATGTGTAACCTGAAAATATGTATCCAGTACTCTTCAAAGGGGCATTTGGCCTATTTTGGATTGTTTATAGTGTTACTTGAAGAAAATGCTCTctggaaaatgtttttcagtGAATCCAGACTAGCCAATGGGCTAATTCTGATGCTTGTGGGCTACAGCTATTGTTTCTAAATGATGCTTGCAAAGAGATGATTTTGCCTGTTGATAACTCAGGATTATTAAAATggtagtgaatttttttttcataatcaaaAACATAGTTTCTTATATGAAGGTGTACCAGTGGCCATAGCAGCAATGATATTTGTACTTGGCCCTGTCTAGTGTTTCCTGGACAAATCCACCACTCTGGTTTTCTGGGAGGAGGGGCATCTACTCAGCACTTTTCTTAGAGCTGTAGCCACATCTTTATTCCTCAAGCTGTAGATGAGTGGATTGAGCATTGGGGTGAGGATGGTGTAGAAAGCGGATACaatcttgtctttctctggtgTGTGGTAGGAATGTGGCAACACATTGGTGTAGAAGGCTGCCCCATAGAAAATGCTTACTACCATTATATGGGAAGAACAGGTAGCTAAGGCTTTGCGCCGGCCCTCAGCAGAATTAATGTGATGGACAGTGAGCAGGATGCGTGTGTAGGAAACAGAGATTACGGATATAGGAATGAGCAGCATTAGCACGCAGCAGGCGTACATCAGAGTCTCATAGAGAGACGTGTCAACACATGACAGTTTCAGTACAGCTGGGATCTCACAGAAAAAATGATTGATTTCTCGGGAGCCACAGTAGGGGAAACTCATAGTGAAGGGGGTCAGCATGAATCCATCTAAGGAGCCACCAACCCAGGAACCCACCACCATGAACAAGCAAATCCTGCGATTCATGAGGAGAGGGTACCGAAGCGGTTTGCACACAGCCACGTACCGGTCATAAGCCATGAGACCTAGCAAGAAAAATTCACCTCCAATTAGTGTCAGGTAGAGGAAGATCTGAAGTGTGCATCCAAAGAAAGAGATGATCTTTTCCTTGGACAGAAGGTCTTGCAGCATCTTGGGAACAGTGATACAGATGTAAACTGTGTCCATAATGGAGAGCTGGCTGAGTAAAAAGTACATGGGTGTATTCAGGCGAGAGTCCACATGGATGAGCAGAATCATGACCACATTGGCTGTTACAGACACCAGAAAAATGGAGAAGACTACTGCAAAGATAAGCCCAGGGAATTCAGGGTGGGTGATGAGGCCCAAGAGGATGAAATCAGTGGAGTTCTGGAGAATGGCTTCCATGATCATCTCACATGGTGGTTCTTAGGTCTTCAAAGGCAAAATTTTGGTGGGTTAATTAATAATCAATATTTACACAGAGACCACCAGTGTAATATATTAGAAGCAGTATGGGATAGAGGAAAGAATATAGACTTCAAATCATTTTGAATTCTAGTTTTAATATTAACGGTCTTTGTGACATTGAACAGATATATTAATCTATAAGTTAATACTTTCATTATCTATGAAAGTTTATCATAAATCTATATCTCTTAGGCTGGATGTGAGATGTAAATATAATAGTTCATACAG
It encodes the following:
- the LOC125163803 gene encoding olfactory receptor 2T2 encodes the protein MIMEAILQNSTDFILLGLITHPEFPGLIFAVVFSIFLVSVTANVVMILLIHVDSRLNTPMYFLLSQLSIMDTVYICITVPKMLQDLLSKEKIISFFGCTLQIFLYLTLIGGEFFLLGLMAYDRYVAVCKPLRYPLLMNRRICLFMVVGSWVGGSLDGFMLTPFTMSFPYCGSREINHFFCEIPAVLKLSCVDTSLYETLMYACCVLMLLIPISVISVSYTRILLTVHHINSAEGRRKALATCSSHIMVVSIFYGAAFYTNVLPHSYHTPEKDKIVSAFYTILTPMLNPLIYSLRNKDVATALRKVLSRCPSSQKTRVVDLSRKH